The Apibacter raozihei genome contains a region encoding:
- a CDS encoding DUF1493 family protein produces MKKFLVNRTSIENKVIDYFKRKFKGFVKIDENTILNKLYTTEDEIYFELVDYFEYFKIKINDFNILDYFYPELTLNLKDIWARLTGKNKRTPIPLLTIGHLIKVAEKGEWFEPE; encoded by the coding sequence TTGAAAAAGTTTTTAGTAAATAGGACGAGTATAGAAAATAAAGTAATTGATTATTTTAAAAGAAAATTTAAAGGTTTTGTTAAAATTGATGAAAATACTATATTAAATAAATTGTATACTACCGAAGATGAAATATATTTTGAGCTTGTTGATTACTTTGAATATTTCAAAATAAAAATCAATGACTTCAATATACTAGATTACTTTTATCCGGAACTTACCTTAAATTTAAAAGACATATGGGCAAGACTCACAGGTAAAAATAAGCGTACTCCTATACCCCTTTTAACTATAGGGCATTTAATTAAAGTAGCAGAAAAAGGAGAATGGTTTGAACCGGAATAA